A stretch of the Salminus brasiliensis chromosome 19, fSalBra1.hap2, whole genome shotgun sequence genome encodes the following:
- the LOC140541206 gene encoding cytochrome P450 2D9-like, with the protein MLGFFALVWILICLLFLFIKLQRPKNFPPGPQPVPILGNLFQLNITNPLKDFERFAERYGNVYSLYIGGRPAVVLTGLKAVKEALVNKAADFSGRPRDMLFNHITEGKGIVFLDYGPLWKEHRRFSLMTLRNFGLGKQSMEDRILGEIEHLVARLEKSIGGFMNPDTLFHEAASNIIYLVLFGIRYEYGDETLKQYVTSFVESTKIANGPWGMIYDTLPILRGLPLPFRKALQHFETVKNINENMVNKHKPTRVPGEPKNFVDCYLDEMDKKGNDETSFSEEQLVRSIMDLHAAGTDTTSNTLRTAFLYLMTHPDIQERCQQEIDEVLEGKAQASFEDRHNMPYTQAVIHESQRVAKTVPLSVPHCTTNDTELMGFSIPKDTLVFPNLASVLNEEGQWKFPHEFNPANFLNEQGQFEKPEAFLPFSVGPRMCLGEGLARMELFLILVTLLRRFQFFWPEDAGEPDFTPIFGITVTPKPYRMGIRRR; encoded by the exons ATGCTGGGGTTTTTCGCTCTGGTTTGGATTTTAATctgcctcctcttcctcttcatcaAGCTCCAGAGGCCCAAGAACTTCCCTCCTGGACCGCAGCCTGTGCCTATATTGGGGAACCTGTTTCAGCTTAACATTACCAATCCTCTGAAGGACTTTGAGAGG TTTGCTGAGCGCTATGGGAACGTTTACAGCCTGTATATTGGAGGAAGACCAGCTGTGGTTCTTACTGGTTTGAAGGCTGTGAAGGAAGCTCTGGTGAACAAGGCTGCAGACTTTTCAGGGCGTCCACGCGACATGCTATTCAACCATATAACGGAAGGGAAAG GTATTGTTTTTCTTGATTACGGCCCTCTTTGGAAGGAGCATCGGCGCTTTTCCCTTATGACGCTGAGGAACTTTGGACTGGGAAAACAGTCAATGGAGGACAGGATTCTGGGAGAGATCGAACATCTAGTTGCACGCTTGGAGAAAAGCATTG GAGGCTTCATGAATCCTGACACTTTGTTCCATGAAGCTGCGTCGAATATCATCTACTTGGTTTTGTTTGGCATCCGCTATGAGTATGGGGACGAAACCCTGAAGCAGTATGTCACTAGCTTTGTTGAATCTACGAAGATTGCCAATGGACCCTGGGGAATG ATATATGATACCCTTCCTATCTTGAGAGGGCTGCCTCTTCCCTTCAGGAAGGCTCTACAACATTTTGAGACTGTGAAAAATATCAATGAAAACATGGTCAACAAACACAAGCCAACAAGAGTCCCAGGAGAACCAAAAAACTTTGTCGACTGCTATCTGGATGAGATGGataag AAAGGAAATGATGAGACCTCCTTTAGTGAAGAACAACTTGTGAGATCCATCATGGACCTCCATGCTGCTGGGACAGATACCACCTCCAACACCCTCCGGACAGCATTCCTGTACCTCATGACACACCCAGACATTCAAG AGAGATGTCAGCAGGAGATTGATGAGGTTCTGGAGGGTAAAGCTCAAGCGTCTTTTGAAGACAGACACAACATGCCATATACACAGGCTGTGATCCACGAGTCTCAGCGAGTGGCCAAAACAGTCCCCTTGAGCGTGCCACACTGCACCACCAATGATACTGAACTGATGGGCTTCAGCATCCCTAAG GATACTCTCGTCTTCCCAAACCTTGCATCAGTACTGAATGAAGAAGGCCAGTGGAAGTTTCCTCACGAGTTCAATCCAGCTAACTTCCTAAATGAGCAGGGCCAGTTCGAGAAGCCTGAGGCCTTCCTGCCCTTTTCTGTTG GGCCTCGTATGTGTCTTGGAGAAGGTCTGGCTCGCATGGAGCTCTTCCTCATCCTGGTCACTCTGCTGCGCCGCTTCCAGTTTTTCTGGCCTGAAGATGCAGGAGAACCAGACTTCACTCCTATATTTGGAATAACAGTCACACCCAAACCCTACAGGATGGGAATCCGGCGGAGATAG
- the LOC140541205 gene encoding cytochrome P450 2D3-like, with protein MLSWVLVWIFIYLFYFFIRIQRPKNFPPGPRPWPIFGNLFELNMVNPLKDFERLARRYGNVYSVYLGGRPAVVLTGLKAMKEALVTKGADFSGRPDNLIQSHLTQMKGVVMLDYGPAWREHRRFSLTTLRNFGMGKRSMEDRILAELDHLVERLEKTAGFVNPQTMFHESASNVIYLVLYGIRYEYEDKTLQDYITLFAETAKTGGGAWGMLYDMVPMVRSLPLPFRKAFKHFEEIKKMIATMVEKHRKTRVPGEPESFVDCYLDELEKKGNNGTYFNDADLVRTIMDLQGGGTETSSNTLLTAFLYLMKHTDIQERCQQEIDEVLEGKANVSFEDRHNMPYTNAVLHECQRIASALPLSVPHCTTNDTDLMGYSIPKGTLIIPNLHSVLYEEGQWKFPHEFNPANFLSEQGQFEKPEAFVPFSIGPRMCLGESLARMELFLIFVTLLRRFQFFWPEDAGEPDFTPVFGVILSPTLDS; from the exons ATGCTGAGCTGGGTCCTGGTTTGGATTTTTATTTACCTCTTTTACTTCTTCATCAGGATCCAGAGGCCCAAGAACTTTCCTCCTGGACCCCGACCATGGCCCATATTCGGGAACTTGTTTGAGCTGAATATGGTCAATCCTCTGAAGGACTTTGAGAGG TTGGCCAGGCGCTATGGGAACGTTTACAGTGTGTATTTGGGAGGAAGACCAGCAGTGGTTCTCACTGGTTTGAAGGCTATGAAGGAAGCTCTTGTTACTAAAGGAGCAGACTTTTCAGGACGCCCAGATAACCTCATACAAAGCCATCTAACTCAAATGAAAG GGGTTGTAATGCTGGACTACGGTCCTGCATGGAGGGAGCATCGGCGCTTTTCCCTCACCACCCTCAGGAACTTTGGCATGGGGAAGCGCTCTATGGAGGACAGGATTCTGGCAGAGCTCGACCATCTTGTTGAACGCTTGGAGAAAACAGCTG GCTTTGTGAATCCTCAGACTATGTTCCATGAATCTGCATCAAATGTCATCTACCTGGTTTTATATGGCATTCGCTATGAGTACGAAGATAAAACCCTCCAGGACTATATCACCCTGTTTGCTGAAACTGCAAAGACTGGTGGTGGAGCTTGGGGAATG TTATACGACATGGTTCCTATGGTGAGATCGCTTCCCCTTCCCTTCAGGAAGGCCTTCAAACATTTTGAGGAAATCAAAAAAATGATAGCAACCATGGTTgaaaaacacaggaaaacaAGAGTCCCAGGGGAGCCTGAAAGCTTTGTCGACTGCTATCTTGATGAGCTGGAAAAG AAAGGAAATAATGGAACCTACTTCAATGATGCCGACCTTGTGAGGACCATCATGGACCTGCAAGGGGGTGGGACAGAAACCTCTTCCAACACCCTCCTAACAGCGTTCCTGTACCTCatgaaacacacagacatacaag AGAGATGTCAGCAGGAGATTGATGAGGTTCTGGAGGGTAAAGCTAATGTATCTTTTGAGGACAGACACAACATGCCGTACACCAATGCTGTTCTCCATGAGTGTCAGCGCATTGCCAGTGCCTTGCCCTTGAGCGTACCCCACTGCACCACCAATGATACTGATCTGATGGGCTACAGCATCCCAAAG GGTactctcatcatccccaaccttCACTCAGTACTGTACGAGGAAGGCCAGTGGAAGTTTCCTCATGAGTTCAACCCAGCCAACTTCTTGAGTGAGCAGGGCCAGTTTGAGAAGCCTGAGGCCTTTGTTCCCTTTTCTATTG GACCCCGTATGTGTCTTGGTGAAAGTCTGGCTCGCATGGAGCTCTTCCTCATTTTCGTCACCCTCCTGCGCCGCTTCCAGTTCTTCTGGCCTGAAGATGCAGGAGAACCGGACTTCACCCCTGTGTTTGGAGTCATACTCTCACCCACTCTTGACTCTTGA